The proteins below are encoded in one region of Vigna radiata var. radiata cultivar VC1973A unplaced genomic scaffold, Vradiata_ver6 scaffold_343, whole genome shotgun sequence:
- the LOC106778770 gene encoding uncharacterized protein LOC106778770, with protein MPNYTVWTFHGEEIPSTSNRLENRHASGSNTVVHTSEIDQFAYMQEMVDNALRRHDEQEANDSHDEESPNKTTQRFYKLLTEANLPVYEGSSESKLSVSIRLLAGKSNWNVPNQAVDHYTKLILDLTPPINSIPKNCYQAKRCVSMLGLEAKKIDCCVNGCMLFYDNDSGKNDALLVECKFCGSXRYHTMHAGXRKKKPIPLKSMFYLPIIPRLQRMFTSMQTSQHMTWHDGHKTKGVLRHPSNGEAWKHFNRKHPSFASEPRNVRLGLCSDGFTPYIQASASPYSCWSVIVTPYNLPPEMSYGMLSGWSTHGQLACPHCMEHTKSFQLSYGRKSSWFDCHRRFLPIDHPFRRNKKAFRKGQVEIDMPPPKLTGSHVWRRVKDYPKVTESGQHRIDGFGEWHNWTKRSIFWDLPYWKDNLLRHNPDVMNIEKNFFDNVLNTIMNVVGKTKDNDKARKDLPLICARKDLELKEQANDLFFKPKANYAISKDEARIVCGWIKELRMPDGYSSNLSRCANVQNGIIQGLKSHDCHVFMETFIPLAFSCLPQHVVFNEALTPMVQELRHLSNWPMRCVKEWHTYFINGYKFHTHEWSKGNKTTNCGVYVRGAGTRVDPRFNIVELHMRNRYRPFDPFILPTNVRQVYYVSYPPFRNIDKHGWTVAIQTKPRGCIDSNEVEEDVPYQLDQMSQQ; from the exons ATGCCTAATTACACGGTTTGGACATTTCATGGTGAAGAAATTCCTTCGACCTCCAATAGACTTGAAAATCGGCATGCATCAGGTTCGAATACTGTTGTACATACATCTGAGATAGATCAATTTGCCTATATGCAAGAGATGGTCGACAATGCTCTTCGTCGACATGACGAACAAGAAGCAAATGATAGTCATGATGAAGAGTCTCCAAATAAAACCACTCAGAGGTTTTACAAATTACTGACAGAGGCAAATCTACCTGTATATGAAGGTTCATCTGAGTCAAAATTGTCAGTGTCCATTAGACTCTTGGCTGGTAAATCTAATTGGAACGTTCCCAATCAAGCAGTGGATCactatacaaaattgattttagatttAACACCACCAATCAATTCTATTCCGAAGAATTGTTATCAAGCCAAACGATGTGTTTCAATGTTGGGATTGGAAGCCAAGAagattgattgttgtgttaATGGATGTATGTTATTCTATGACAATGACAGTGGAAAAAATGATGCATTGTTGGTTGAATGCAAGTTTTGTGGCTCTCNTCGNTATCATACGATGCATGCAGGACNNaggaaaaaaaaaccaattcccTTAAAGTCAATGTTCTACTTGCCCATTATTCCAAGATTACAAAGAATGTTTACTTCAATGCAAACATCACAACACATGACATGGCATGATGGTCACAAAACTAAAGGAGTTTTGCGTCATCCTTCTAATGGTGAAGCTTGGAAGCACTTCAATCGTAAACATCCGTCCTTTGCTAGTGAACCGCGTAACGTGAGACTTGGTTTATGCTCTGATGGGTTTACNCCATACATTCAGGCGTCTGCATCACCATATTCATGTTGGTCGGTGATAGTTACCCCATACAATCTACCTCCTGAGATGT caTATGGCATGTTATCTGGTTGGAGCACGCATGGTCAATTAGCTTGTCCACATTGCATGGAACATACGAAGTCATTCCAATTGAGTTATGGTCGGAAAAGTAGTTGGTTTGACTGTCATCGACGATTCTTGCCTATTGATCACCCctttagaagaaacaaaaaggcaTTTCGCAAAGGGCAAGTTGAAATAGATATGCCCCCGCCGAAGTTGACNGGATCACACGTTTGGAGAAGAGTTAAAGACTATCCGAAAGTCACTGAATCTGGACAACATAGGATAGATGGGTTTGGAGAATGGCATAATTGGACNAAAAGAAGCATATTTTGGGATCTTCCCTATTGGAAAGACAACTTGCTAAGACATAACCCGGATGTCATGAACATAGAAAAAAACTTCTTTGACAACGTCTTGAACACAATTATGAATGTTGTTGGTAAGACAAAAGATAATgacaaagcaagaaaagatttaCCTCTGATATGTGCACGAAAAGACTTAGAGTTGAAGGAGCAAGCTAACGATCTATTCTTCAAACCAAAAGCAAACTATGCCATCTCAAAAGATGAGGCAAGAATAGTGTGTGGATGGATCAAAGAGCTTAGAATGCCAGATGGATATTCTTCTAACTTGTCCAGATGTGCCAATGTTCAGAACGGTATTATTCAAGGCTTGAAGAGTCATGACTGTCATGTATTCATGGAGACTTTCATCCCTCTTGCGTTTAGTTGTTTGCCACAACACGTG GTTTTTAATGAGGCATTAACTCCCATGGTTCAAGAGTTAAGACATCTCTCCAATTGGCCAATGAGATGTGTGAAAGAATGGCACACTTACTTCATCAATGGTTACAAATTCCATACACATGAATGGTctaaaggaaataaaacaacaaattgtgGTGTCTACGTCAGAGG AGCTGGTACTAGAGTGGATCCTAGGTTTAACATTGTCGAACTCCACATGAGAAACAGATATAGACCGTTTGATCCTTTCATTCTTCCAACTAATGTCAGACAGGTTTATTATGTGTCATATCCACCATTTCGCAATATTGACAAGCATGGTTGGACTGTAGCAATACAAACCAAGCCTAGAGGTTGCATTGACTCAAATGAAGTTGAGGAAGATGTTCCCTACCAACTTGACCAAATGTCAcaacaataa